The following are encoded together in the Acinetobacter radioresistens DSM 6976 = NBRC 102413 = CIP 103788 genome:
- a CDS encoding MBL fold metallo-hydrolase, whose translation MKIFKTLISLVSFTVLSSTGMASTATPTEQVPGYYHQQWGKYTVTALLDGTNYMSPSLFKTLNNSQVKHIQQILKKYHNDQQQGVQTSVNAFLINTGTALVLVDSGAASCFGPHLGSVSSNLVKAGYRLEDVNVVLLTHLHPDHVCGLTKEGQKVFPNAKVYAHEREVNYWLGQTPVNLSKEQLENYQSTRNKIQDAIAPYQQDKQFITFKEGQSIAGLQVMDTRGHTPGHHSFVLEQNKDKMVFIGDTVHSHSVQFEAPRTAIEYDIQPDEAVKTRLKLFSKIADEGSWVAAPHLPFPGIGHISKVANEQYLWIPVYFNNVLQK comes from the coding sequence GTGAAAATATTTAAAACACTCATCAGTTTGGTTAGTTTTACAGTGCTTTCTTCAACTGGCATGGCTTCAACAGCTACACCAACTGAACAGGTGCCGGGTTATTATCATCAGCAGTGGGGTAAATATACAGTTACCGCTTTACTGGATGGCACCAATTATATGTCACCTAGTCTATTTAAAACGCTAAATAATTCTCAGGTAAAACATATTCAGCAGATTTTAAAAAAATACCATAATGATCAGCAACAGGGTGTACAAACATCGGTAAATGCTTTTCTAATTAATACTGGAACAGCGCTAGTTTTAGTAGATAGTGGTGCTGCTAGCTGTTTTGGTCCCCATCTCGGTTCAGTGAGCAGTAATCTGGTCAAGGCAGGCTATCGGCTTGAGGACGTGAATGTAGTGTTACTGACGCATTTACATCCTGACCATGTCTGCGGTTTAACTAAAGAGGGCCAAAAAGTTTTTCCAAACGCTAAAGTCTATGCTCATGAACGTGAAGTAAATTACTGGTTAGGTCAGACACCAGTAAATTTGTCTAAAGAACAACTGGAAAATTATCAGTCAACCCGCAACAAAATTCAGGACGCGATAGCACCTTATCAACAAGATAAACAATTTATAACTTTTAAAGAGGGGCAATCGATTGCTGGCCTTCAGGTGATGGATACACGTGGCCATACACCCGGCCACCACAGTTTTGTGCTGGAGCAGAATAAAGATAAAATGGTTTTTATTGGAGATACAGTGCATTCGCACAGTGTGCAGTTTGAAGCGCCGCGTACTGCTATTGAGTATGATATCCAGCCAGATGAGGCTGTAAAAACCCGACTTAAACTGTTCAGTAAAATTGCAGATGAAGGTAGCTGGGTGGCTGCACCACATTTACCTTTTCCGGGTATTGGACATATTTCTAAGGTTGCCAATGAACAGTATCTCTGGATACCTGTCTATTTTAATAATGTCTTGCAAAAATAA
- a CDS encoding tyrosine-type recombinase/integrase: MLNDFQIKQLKAKDKMYRVADHFGLCIEVRTSGRKFWRYRYRYLNIPKMLTIGAYPEISLSYARDKTREYRSLLAQNLDPVTEQKKALDSALDAIQHTFKSISNEYLEKYKDTHSQEWYENRLRYFKKDIYPVIGNKPIKEVNSNDIRVILDNTITRIRKSKRGTGEVKAIYVRQICAEVMQYAIITLKIINDPTIALRSYIRRPPVNHATPLEEKDKKVILALINQYGGTTGTQNALRTALYSMLRTIEIRRAKKSFVNLKDATLTIPRVSNAQIKDGKRNMKKNRTHVVPLSTQMLEIIKEQLQLYPDSIYLFPGDDGISMLGKNTLNEALVNMGLGHITMHDFRATASTYLNEQNYSKDWIELQLAHVDGDMSRASYNHASWLKDRRQMMQHLADTIDHWHE, translated from the coding sequence ATGTTAAATGATTTTCAAATCAAGCAATTAAAAGCCAAAGATAAAATGTATCGTGTTGCAGACCATTTTGGGCTATGCATTGAAGTAAGAACATCAGGAAGAAAATTCTGGCGTTACCGCTACCGTTATTTAAACATCCCCAAAATGTTAACGATTGGTGCCTACCCAGAGATTAGCTTATCTTACGCTCGTGATAAGACACGTGAGTATCGTAGTCTTTTAGCTCAAAATCTCGACCCTGTAACAGAGCAAAAGAAAGCGCTTGATTCCGCATTGGATGCAATACAGCATACTTTTAAAAGTATCTCGAATGAATATTTAGAAAAGTACAAGGACACTCACTCACAAGAATGGTATGAAAACAGGCTGAGATACTTTAAAAAAGATATCTATCCCGTCATTGGCAATAAGCCAATCAAAGAAGTGAATTCAAATGATATTCGAGTGATTTTGGATAATACCATTACACGAATTCGCAAAAGCAAAAGAGGTACTGGTGAAGTTAAAGCAATCTATGTAAGACAAATCTGCGCTGAAGTCATGCAATACGCAATTATCACACTGAAGATAATCAATGATCCTACAATTGCGCTACGCAGCTATATCAGACGTCCTCCTGTTAATCACGCTACCCCTTTAGAAGAAAAAGATAAGAAAGTGATTCTGGCTTTGATCAATCAATATGGTGGAACTACTGGCACACAGAATGCTTTAAGGACTGCCTTATACAGTATGCTACGTACGATAGAAATACGCAGGGCTAAAAAGTCTTTTGTTAATCTAAAAGATGCGACCTTAACTATTCCTCGTGTATCAAATGCACAGATTAAGGATGGTAAAAGGAATATGAAGAAGAATAGGACGCATGTTGTACCTTTATCTACACAAATGCTAGAAATTATAAAAGAGCAGTTACAGCTTTACCCTGACAGTATTTACTTATTCCCTGGGGATGATGGCATATCAATGTTGGGGAAAAATACACTCAATGAAGCACTCGTTAACATGGGTCTAGGCCATATTACCATGCATGACTTCCGTGCAACTGCATCCACCTATTTAAACGAACAGAATTACAGTAAGGACTGGATTGAATTACAGTTAGCCCATGTAGATGGTGACATGTCCCGAGCTTCTTACAACCATGCAAGTTGGTTAAAAGATCGAAGACAGATGATGCAGCATTTAGCTGATACTATTGATCATTGGCATGAATGA